The proteins below are encoded in one region of Streptomyces roseirectus:
- a CDS encoding NAD(P)H-dependent oxidoreductase has product MSVRILALVGSLRAGSTNRQLAEAAVKVAPEGAEVVLYEGLADIPFYNEDIDVEGSVPAAATALREAAGASDAFLLVSPEYNGTIPAVLKNAIDWLSRPYGAGAMSGKPVAVVGTAFGQFGGVWAQDEARKAAGIAGGKVLEDAKLSVPGSLTRFAETHPSDDAEVAAQLTEVVAALHGQAVEPAAA; this is encoded by the coding sequence ATGTCTGTCCGTATCCTCGCGCTCGTCGGCAGCCTCCGCGCCGGTTCGACCAACCGCCAGCTCGCCGAGGCCGCCGTCAAGGTCGCTCCCGAGGGCGCCGAGGTCGTGCTGTACGAGGGCCTTGCCGACATCCCGTTCTACAACGAGGACATCGACGTCGAGGGCAGCGTCCCGGCCGCCGCGACCGCGCTGCGCGAGGCCGCCGGCGCCTCCGACGCGTTCCTGCTCGTCTCCCCCGAGTACAACGGCACCATCCCGGCCGTCCTCAAGAACGCCATCGACTGGCTGTCCCGCCCGTACGGCGCCGGCGCCATGTCCGGCAAGCCGGTCGCCGTCGTCGGCACCGCCTTCGGCCAGTTCGGCGGCGTCTGGGCGCAGGACGAGGCCCGCAAGGCCGCCGGCATCGCGGGCGGCAAGGTCCTGGAGGACGCCAAGCTCTCCGTCCCCGGCTCCCTGACCCGCTTCGCCGAGACCCACCCGTCGGACGACGCCGAGGTCGCCGCCCAGCTGACCGAGGTCGTCGCCGCCCTGCACGGCCAGGCCGTGGAGCCGGCCGCCGCCTGA
- a CDS encoding TetR/AcrR family transcriptional regulator — protein sequence MSALLPPFVNPSDDTPTEPELLQLDNPADEPCLRADAARNRARLLDAAAKLVARHGAAGVTMEAVAVEANVGKGTVFRRFGDRTGLLTALLDHSAHTFQAAFLSGPPPLGPGAPPVERLHAFGRALLRASLDHLDLQLAAEAPAERRYAVGAGRFLHTHVTLLLRQSVPDADHELLAHALMGYLSPAFIHHMVRQCGQPLERLEAGWDDLVDRVTRTAPAPV from the coding sequence ATGTCCGCCCTCCTGCCGCCCTTCGTGAACCCCTCGGACGACACCCCCACCGAGCCCGAACTCCTCCAGCTCGACAACCCCGCCGACGAGCCGTGCCTGCGGGCGGACGCCGCGCGCAACCGGGCCAGACTGCTGGACGCGGCGGCCAAGCTCGTCGCCCGGCACGGCGCCGCCGGCGTCACGATGGAGGCCGTCGCCGTCGAGGCGAACGTCGGCAAGGGCACCGTCTTCCGGCGCTTCGGCGACCGCACGGGCCTGCTCACCGCGCTCCTCGACCACTCCGCGCACACCTTCCAGGCCGCGTTCCTCTCCGGACCCCCGCCGCTGGGCCCCGGCGCCCCGCCCGTCGAGCGCCTGCACGCCTTCGGGCGCGCGCTGCTGCGCGCCAGCCTCGACCACCTCGACCTCCAGCTCGCCGCCGAGGCCCCCGCCGAACGCCGGTACGCCGTCGGCGCCGGCCGCTTCCTGCACACCCACGTCACCCTGCTGCTGCGCCAGTCCGTGCCCGACGCCGACCACGAACTCCTCGCCCACGCCCTCATGGGCTACCTGAGCCCGGCGTTCATCCACCACATGGTCCGCCAGTGCGGACAGCCGCTGGAACGGCTCGAAGCGGGCTGGGACGACCTCGTGGACCGCGTCACCCGCACCGCCCCGGCGCCTGTGTGA
- a CDS encoding benzaldehyde dehydrogenase, translated as MPLLRDPSTRPPLTGPEHPVVEPATGDRLALLTLAAPEDVPRATEAAQDAQREWAAAPHHVRAAVLRRAGDLFTAHADELRDWLVREAGSIPGKADFELHVAAQECYEAAALASRPTGQLLPSEQPRLSYTRRLPVGVVGVIAPFNAPLILSIRSVAPALALGNAVVLKPDPRTAVCGGYALADVFAEAGLPEGLLHVLPGGADTGAALVADPRVPVLSFTGSTGAGRAVGELAGRHLKRAHLELGGNSALLVLADADLDAVISTAAWGSFFHQGQICMTTGRHLVHRSLYDEYVDRLAAKADSLAVGDPHRERVHLGPLIDDGQLAKVHGLVTASTAAGAKLAAGGTHEGRFYRPTVLADTGDTTPAYTDEVFGPVAPVRPFDSDEEAVALAGASTYGLSLGIVTPDVTRGLDLAARIPTGIVHINDQTVNDEAVAPFGGLAASGNGARFGGDANLDAFTEVRWTTVRGDVAGYPF; from the coding sequence ATGCCGCTGCTGCGCGACCCCTCGACCCGGCCGCCCCTCACGGGCCCCGAACACCCCGTCGTCGAACCCGCCACGGGCGACCGGCTCGCACTGCTGACCCTCGCCGCGCCTGAAGACGTCCCCCGCGCCACCGAGGCGGCCCAGGATGCCCAGCGGGAGTGGGCCGCCGCCCCGCACCACGTCCGCGCGGCCGTCCTGCGCCGGGCCGGGGACCTGTTCACCGCGCACGCCGACGAGTTGCGCGACTGGCTCGTGCGTGAGGCCGGCTCCATACCCGGCAAGGCCGACTTCGAACTCCACGTCGCCGCCCAGGAGTGCTACGAGGCCGCCGCCCTCGCCTCCCGGCCCACCGGACAGCTCCTGCCCAGCGAACAGCCCCGGCTCTCCTACACGCGCCGGCTGCCCGTCGGCGTCGTCGGGGTCATCGCGCCCTTCAACGCGCCGCTGATCCTCTCCATCCGCTCGGTCGCGCCCGCGCTCGCGCTCGGCAACGCCGTCGTCCTCAAACCGGACCCGCGCACGGCCGTCTGCGGCGGGTACGCCCTCGCCGACGTGTTCGCCGAAGCGGGGCTGCCCGAGGGGCTGCTGCACGTGCTGCCGGGCGGCGCCGACACCGGGGCCGCGCTCGTCGCCGACCCCCGCGTGCCCGTCCTGTCGTTCACCGGGTCCACCGGCGCCGGACGGGCCGTCGGGGAACTCGCCGGACGCCACCTCAAGCGGGCCCACCTCGAACTCGGCGGGAACTCCGCGCTGCTCGTCCTGGCGGACGCCGACCTCGACGCCGTCATCTCCACCGCGGCTTGGGGCTCCTTCTTCCACCAGGGCCAGATCTGCATGACCACCGGACGCCACCTCGTCCACCGCTCCCTGTACGACGAGTACGTCGACCGCCTCGCCGCCAAGGCCGACTCCCTCGCCGTCGGCGACCCCCACCGCGAGCGGGTCCACCTCGGGCCGCTCATCGACGACGGCCAGCTCGCCAAGGTCCACGGGCTGGTCACCGCGTCCACCGCGGCCGGCGCCAAGCTCGCCGCCGGAGGCACCCACGAGGGGCGTTTCTACCGGCCGACCGTCCTCGCCGACACCGGCGACACCACCCCCGCCTACACCGACGAGGTCTTCGGGCCCGTCGCACCCGTGCGGCCCTTCGACAGCGACGAAGAGGCCGTCGCCCTCGCCGGCGCGAGCACGTACGGCCTCTCCCTCGGCATCGTCACCCCCGACGTCACCCGCGGGCTCGACCTCGCCGCCCGCATCCCCACCGGGATCGTCCACATCAACGACCAGACCGTGAACGACGAGGCCGTCGCCCCCTTCGGCGGACTCGCCGCCTCCGGCAACGGCGCCCGGTTCGGGGGCGACGCCAACCTCGACGCGTTCACCGAGGTGCGGTGGACGACCGTGCGCGGGGACGTCGCCGGGTACCCGTTCTGA
- the trxA gene encoding thioredoxin yields MSSTVELTKENFDTTVTENEFVLIDFWAAWCGPCRSFAPVYEKAAEANPDLVFGKIDTEAQPELAAAFGIQSIPTLMIVRDQVAVFAQPGALPEAALADVIGQARNLDMDEVRKSIAEQQAKSENE; encoded by the coding sequence ATGAGCAGCACGGTCGAACTGACCAAGGAGAACTTCGACACGACGGTCACGGAGAACGAGTTCGTGCTGATCGACTTCTGGGCGGCGTGGTGCGGGCCGTGCCGGTCGTTCGCGCCGGTCTACGAGAAGGCGGCGGAGGCGAACCCGGACCTGGTGTTCGGGAAGATCGACACGGAGGCGCAGCCGGAGCTGGCGGCGGCGTTCGGGATCCAGTCGATCCCGACGCTGATGATCGTGCGGGACCAGGTCGCCGTGTTCGCGCAGCCGGGCGCGCTGCCCGAGGCCGCCCTCGCGGACGTCATCGGGCAGGCGCGCAACCTGGACATGGACGAGGTCCGCAAGTCGATCGCCGAGCAGCAGGCCAAGTCGGAGAACGAGTAG
- a CDS encoding dihydrolipoyl dehydrogenase family protein encodes MSESETLDYDVVIIGAGPVGENVADRTKAAGLSTAIVESELVGGECSYWACMPSKALLRPVIARADARRVPGVAPGELDVPAVLASRDSFTSHWKDDGQVGWVEGIGVDLFRGQGRIAGERTVTVGERTLRARHAVVVATGSRAALPPLPGLADVRPWTSREATSAQRVPGRLVVVGGGVVAVEMATAYQALGSQVTVLVRGDGGLLGRMEPFAGELVAEALTEAGAEIRTGVSVASVAREGAAVRVGLDTGEVVEADEILFATGRAPRTDDLGLETVGLTPGDWLDVDDTLLVTGTDWLYAVGDVNHRALLTHQGKYQARIAGAAITARVSGGPLNDAHTATADHHAVPQVVFTDPEAASAGLTLAEAESAGHRVRAVDVEFSSVAGAGLYAEGYRGRARMVVDLEEEIVRGVTFVGPGVGELIHSATIAVAGRVPVDRLWHAVPAYPTISEVWLRLLEAYRDK; translated from the coding sequence ATGAGCGAATCGGAAACCCTTGACTACGACGTGGTGATCATCGGGGCGGGACCGGTCGGCGAGAACGTGGCCGACCGGACGAAGGCGGCGGGGCTGTCGACCGCGATCGTGGAGAGCGAGCTGGTGGGGGGTGAGTGTTCGTACTGGGCGTGCATGCCGAGCAAGGCCCTGCTGCGGCCGGTGATCGCACGGGCGGACGCGCGGCGGGTGCCGGGCGTCGCCCCGGGGGAGCTGGACGTGCCGGCCGTGCTCGCCAGCCGGGACTCCTTCACCTCCCACTGGAAGGACGACGGCCAGGTCGGCTGGGTGGAGGGCATCGGCGTCGACCTCTTCCGGGGGCAGGGGCGGATCGCCGGGGAGCGGACGGTGACGGTCGGGGAGCGGACGCTGCGCGCACGGCACGCGGTCGTCGTGGCCACCGGGTCACGGGCCGCGCTGCCACCGCTGCCGGGGCTCGCGGACGTCCGTCCCTGGACCAGCCGTGAGGCCACGAGCGCGCAGCGCGTGCCGGGGCGGCTGGTCGTCGTCGGCGGGGGAGTGGTGGCCGTCGAGATGGCCACGGCCTATCAGGCGCTCGGATCCCAGGTGACCGTGCTGGTGCGGGGGGACGGGGGGCTGCTGGGGCGGATGGAACCGTTCGCCGGGGAGTTGGTGGCGGAGGCGCTGACCGAGGCTGGGGCGGAGATCCGGACGGGGGTCAGCGTCGCGTCGGTGGCCCGGGAAGGCGCGGCCGTACGGGTCGGGCTCGACACCGGCGAGGTGGTCGAGGCCGACGAGATCCTGTTCGCGACCGGACGCGCGCCGCGCACCGACGACCTCGGGCTGGAGACGGTCGGACTGACGCCGGGGGACTGGCTCGACGTCGACGACACGCTGCTCGTGACCGGCACGGACTGGCTCTACGCCGTCGGCGACGTCAACCACCGCGCCCTCCTCACCCACCAGGGCAAGTACCAGGCCCGGATCGCCGGTGCCGCCATCACCGCGCGGGTCTCCGGGGGGCCGCTCAACGACGCGCACACGGCCACCGCCGACCATCACGCCGTCCCGCAGGTCGTCTTCACCGACCCCGAGGCGGCCTCGGCGGGGCTCACCCTCGCGGAAGCGGAGTCCGCCGGGCACCGCGTCCGCGCGGTCGACGTCGAGTTCTCCTCCGTCGCGGGGGCGGGGCTGTACGCCGAGGGATATCGGGGGCGGGCCCGGATGGTCGTCGACCTGGAGGAGGAGATCGTCCGCGGGGTGACCTTCGTCGGACCCGGCGTGGGTGAGCTGATCCACTCCGCGACCATCGCCGTCGCCGGGCGGGTGCCGGTGGACCGGCTGTGGCACGCGGTGCCCGCGTATCCGACGATCAGTGAGGTGTGGCTGCGGCTGCTGGAGGCGTACCGGGACAAGTAG
- a CDS encoding LLM class F420-dependent oxidoreductase — protein sequence MRVGVHINRFDHPGGPAALGAELAAVGAAAEAAGVSRLSVMDHYFQMEFNGGAEAPMLEAYTTLGFLAAHTSTVRLGALVTGVTYRHPGLLAKIATTLDVLSGGRAWLGIGAAWYDREHAGLGVPYPAVAERFEWLEETLRICRQMWDPRDDGPFEGAHYRLAETLCVPAPVSSPHPEILIGGGGEKKTLRLVARYGDACNLIVSSPQEVRHKLDVLRGHCEAEGRDYDTVTKTLTYMGGAAGEGDLDGFLGDIAGYAKLGIDTVILGPTVGDPARWIEEFVGRAAPRLAELD from the coding sequence ATGCGCGTCGGTGTGCACATCAATCGTTTCGACCATCCCGGGGGTCCGGCCGCTCTCGGGGCCGAACTCGCCGCCGTCGGGGCCGCGGCGGAGGCGGCCGGGGTGAGCCGGCTGTCGGTCATGGACCACTACTTCCAGATGGAGTTCAACGGCGGCGCCGAGGCCCCGATGCTGGAGGCGTACACGACGCTCGGCTTCCTCGCCGCGCACACCTCCACCGTCCGGCTCGGCGCGCTGGTGACCGGCGTGACCTACCGCCACCCCGGGCTCCTCGCGAAGATCGCCACCACCCTCGACGTCCTCTCCGGCGGGCGGGCCTGGCTCGGGATCGGCGCGGCCTGGTACGACCGTGAGCACGCGGGCCTCGGCGTGCCGTACCCGGCGGTCGCCGAGCGGTTCGAGTGGCTGGAGGAGACGCTGCGGATCTGCCGGCAGATGTGGGACCCGCGGGACGACGGGCCCTTCGAGGGCGCCCACTACCGGCTCGCCGAGACCCTGTGCGTCCCGGCGCCGGTCAGCTCCCCGCACCCCGAGATCCTGATCGGCGGCGGGGGTGAGAAGAAGACGCTGCGCCTGGTCGCCCGCTACGGCGACGCCTGCAACCTGATCGTCTCGTCCCCGCAGGAGGTGCGGCACAAGCTCGACGTGCTGCGCGGGCACTGCGAGGCGGAGGGGCGGGACTACGACACCGTCACCAAGACGCTCACGTACATGGGCGGGGCGGCCGGAGAGGGTGACCTCGACGGGTTCCTCGGCGACATCGCCGGGTACGCGAAGCTCGGCATCGACACGGTGATCCTGGGGCCGACGGTGGGCGACCCGGCGCGCTGGATCGAGGAGTTCGTGGGCCGCGCGGCACCGAGGCTGGCGGAGCTGGACTGA
- a CDS encoding PepSY-associated TM helix domain-containing protein codes for MSTAPSPTTDEAPHDDAPTAEAAPKKRGPWAPLRPLILRLHFYAGILVAPFLLVSATTGLLYAASFQVEKAVYAHELTVPVGDTKLPISQQVEAARKAHPEGTVSAVRPSPQDDATTRVLLSGVKGVDPTHTLAVFVDPYTAKVRGALEQYGSTGALPVRTWIDEFHRDLHLGENGRLYSEFAASWLWVIALGGVVLWFSRRRALRKVRGTSGRRRTLGLHGALGVWIALGLVFLSATGLTWSKYAGESVTRLRTSLGQSTPTVSSAASGGEHAGHGSASASGGTGEHGVGLDKVLDAARAKGLGDPVEIVPPADAESAYVVRQIQRSWPEKQDSVAVDPATGVVTDTVRFADYPVLAKLTRWGIDLHTGILFGLVNQIALMLLALALILMIVLGYRMWWQRGRGTSFGRPVPRGAWADVPPYVLVPALALVAALGYFVPLLGIPLAGFIVVDVVLGEIAHRRKRAASV; via the coding sequence ATGTCCACCGCACCCTCGCCCACGACGGACGAGGCCCCGCACGACGACGCCCCGACAGCAGAAGCGGCGCCGAAGAAGCGGGGCCCCTGGGCACCCCTGCGCCCGCTGATCCTGCGGCTGCACTTCTACGCCGGAATCCTGGTCGCCCCGTTCCTGCTGGTCTCCGCGACGACGGGCCTGCTGTACGCGGCCTCGTTCCAGGTCGAGAAGGCGGTGTACGCCCACGAACTCACCGTCCCCGTCGGCGACACCAAACTCCCGATCTCCCAGCAGGTCGAGGCCGCCCGCAAGGCGCACCCCGAGGGAACGGTCTCGGCGGTACGCCCCTCCCCGCAGGACGACGCGACGACCCGCGTGCTGCTGTCCGGCGTCAAGGGCGTCGACCCCACCCACACCCTCGCCGTGTTCGTGGACCCCTACACCGCGAAGGTCCGCGGCGCGCTGGAGCAGTACGGCTCGACCGGCGCGCTCCCCGTCCGCACGTGGATCGACGAGTTCCACCGGGATCTCCACCTCGGCGAGAACGGCCGTCTCTACAGCGAGTTCGCGGCGAGCTGGCTGTGGGTCATAGCGCTGGGCGGCGTCGTGCTGTGGTTCTCGCGCCGCAGGGCGCTGCGCAAGGTGCGCGGCACCAGCGGGCGCAGGCGCACCCTCGGTCTGCACGGCGCCCTCGGCGTCTGGATCGCCCTCGGCCTCGTCTTCCTCTCCGCGACCGGCCTCACCTGGTCCAAGTACGCCGGCGAGAGCGTGACGCGGTTGCGCACCTCCCTCGGCCAGTCCACCCCCACGGTCTCCTCGGCGGCGTCCGGCGGTGAACACGCGGGCCACGGCTCCGCGTCGGCGTCCGGCGGTACGGGCGAGCACGGCGTCGGCCTGGACAAGGTTCTGGACGCGGCCCGCGCCAAGGGGCTGGGCGACCCCGTCGAGATCGTCCCGCCGGCGGACGCCGAGTCCGCGTACGTCGTCCGGCAGATCCAGCGCAGCTGGCCCGAGAAGCAGGACTCGGTGGCCGTCGACCCCGCGACCGGCGTCGTCACCGACACCGTCCGGTTCGCCGACTACCCGGTGCTGGCCAAGCTGACCCGCTGGGGCATCGACCTGCACACCGGCATCCTCTTCGGGCTCGTCAACCAGATCGCCCTGATGCTGCTCGCCCTCGCGCTGATCCTGATGATCGTCCTGGGGTACCGGATGTGGTGGCAGCGAGGGCGGGGCACCTCCTTCGGGCGCCCGGTCCCGAGGGGTGCGTGGGCGGACGTCCCGCCGTACGTCCTCGTCCCGGCGCTGGCCCTCGTCGCCGCGCTCGGCTACTTCGTGCCGCTGCTCGGCATTCCGCTGGCCGGGTTCATCGTGGTGGACGTGGTGCTGGGGGAGATCGCGCACCGGAGGAAGAGGGCGGCGTCGGTCTGA
- a CDS encoding MarR family winged helix-turn-helix transcriptional regulator — translation MTSVNGRVIGLAHHAGRAVAERVVGRHGLSFLGHLALRAAITQDGPLAPEELAGRLTHDLKGDHTLSQQAVDSLTAQGYLEYDDAWLLRPTDAGRDLFATVTTEVAEVSARLYAGLSEEELAVTGRVLELVTERANAELAEPAA, via the coding sequence ATGACCTCTGTCAACGGCCGTGTCATCGGTCTCGCCCACCACGCCGGACGCGCGGTCGCCGAGCGGGTCGTCGGCCGGCACGGGCTCTCCTTCCTCGGCCACCTCGCGCTGCGCGCGGCGATCACACAGGACGGCCCCCTCGCCCCGGAGGAGCTGGCGGGACGCCTCACCCACGACCTCAAGGGGGACCACACCCTGTCCCAGCAGGCCGTCGACTCGCTCACCGCGCAGGGGTACCTGGAGTACGACGACGCCTGGCTGTTGCGGCCCACCGACGCGGGGCGCGACCTGTTCGCGACGGTCACCACGGAGGTCGCGGAGGTGTCGGCCCGCCTGTACGCGGGCCTCTCCGAGGAGGAACTGGCCGTCACGGGGCGGGTGTTGGAGCTGGTGACGGAACGGGCGAACGCGGAACTGGCGGAGCCGGCGGCGTAG
- a CDS encoding LacI family DNA-binding transcriptional regulator: MVQIPTTPAPPTPPAPRPVPTSADVARLAGVSRATVSYVLNNTSAVRISEPTRQRVHDAARELGYVPHAAARSLRAGHSRMVLMPAPAVAAGPLYSQFVHDLQQALSQIGYTVVQYGASGMHGQEAVRSWAELRPVAVLVPGNGISAEGVAVLKRSGAKAVVVLAAEHVPGAHTLILDHADVGRLAARHLHERGRRRIGVVVPVERGMDMFSGPRLAGVREELAGTGAEVVALPMAHTEESAAELAARWPELGLDAVFGYNDEYALPLARALQDRGVDIPGDVAVVGADDLLIARLARPRLTSVAIRLPAGPALADLVDRAVHRPGTEAEHPGAIQVALVVRESS, from the coding sequence ATGGTGCAGATACCCACAACGCCCGCGCCGCCGACGCCCCCCGCGCCCCGGCCCGTGCCCACCAGCGCCGATGTCGCCCGCCTCGCCGGAGTCTCCCGGGCGACCGTCTCCTATGTCCTGAACAACACCAGCGCCGTCCGGATCAGCGAGCCCACCCGGCAGCGCGTCCACGACGCGGCCCGCGAACTCGGGTACGTGCCCCACGCGGCGGCCCGCAGCCTGCGCGCCGGGCACAGCCGCATGGTGCTGATGCCGGCCCCGGCGGTCGCCGCGGGACCCCTCTACAGCCAGTTCGTCCACGACCTCCAGCAGGCGCTGAGCCAGATCGGCTACACCGTCGTCCAGTACGGCGCGAGCGGCATGCACGGCCAGGAGGCCGTCCGCTCCTGGGCCGAACTGCGGCCGGTGGCCGTGCTGGTGCCCGGCAACGGGATCAGTGCCGAGGGCGTCGCCGTCCTCAAGCGCTCCGGCGCCAAGGCGGTCGTCGTGCTCGCCGCCGAGCACGTGCCGGGCGCCCACACGCTGATCCTCGACCACGCCGACGTCGGCCGCCTCGCCGCCCGCCACCTCCACGAGCGCGGCCGGCGCCGGATCGGTGTCGTGGTGCCCGTCGAACGCGGGATGGACATGTTCTCCGGGCCCCGGCTGGCCGGGGTGCGCGAGGAACTGGCGGGCACCGGCGCCGAGGTGGTGGCGCTGCCGATGGCCCACACCGAGGAGTCCGCCGCCGAACTCGCCGCCCGCTGGCCCGAACTGGGCCTCGACGCGGTGTTCGGCTACAACGACGAGTACGCGCTGCCGCTCGCGCGCGCCCTCCAGGACCGGGGCGTGGACATCCCCGGGGACGTCGCCGTCGTCGGCGCCGACGACCTCCTGATCGCCCGCCTCGCCCGGCCCCGCCTCACCTCCGTCGCGATCCGGCTGCCCGCCGGGCCCGCCCTCGCCGACCTGGTCGACCGCGCCGTGCACCGGCCCGGCACCGAGGCCGAGCACCCAGGCGCCATCCAAGTCGCCCTCGTGGTGCGGGAGTCCAGCTGA
- a CDS encoding glycosyltransferase, translated as MRVLLMSFGSRGDVEPMAALAASLRTRGAEVRVCVPPDEEFARLLEAVGAEVVPFGMSVRALVSGPKPVDPFQTAKALVAEHFETVGAAAEGCDVVLASGLLPAGIRSVAELRGIPYVFALFQPTSIPSPDYPPLPRPGKPFPPDEKDNMVLWGLDGEKVNALYGEALNTHRAARGLPPVDSVRDHVFTDRPWLAADTTLAPTDRQVVHTGAWILPDTRPLAADLEAFLAAGEPPVYVGFGSMALRGASAEVAQAAVAAVRAQGRRVLLARGWAELMPVDDLADCHTVGEVNHQALFRRVAAVVHHGGAGTTTTAALAGAPQVVVPQIVDQPYWASRVADLGIGAAHDGPVPTFESLTAALETALAPETAVRAKAVAAQVRADGADVAAKLLIEQAG; from the coding sequence ATGCGTGTGCTGTTGATGTCGTTCGGGTCACGAGGAGACGTGGAGCCGATGGCCGCGCTCGCCGCGAGCCTGCGGACGCGCGGCGCGGAGGTCCGGGTGTGTGTTCCGCCGGACGAGGAGTTCGCGCGGCTCCTGGAGGCCGTCGGCGCGGAGGTCGTGCCGTTCGGGATGTCGGTGCGGGCACTGGTGTCGGGCCCGAAGCCCGTGGACCCGTTCCAGACGGCGAAGGCGCTCGTCGCCGAGCACTTCGAGACGGTCGGCGCGGCGGCCGAGGGCTGCGACGTGGTGCTGGCGAGTGGGCTGCTGCCCGCCGGGATCCGCTCGGTGGCCGAGCTGCGGGGCATCCCGTACGTGTTCGCGCTGTTCCAGCCGACGTCGATCCCCTCCCCCGACTATCCGCCGCTGCCCCGGCCGGGCAAGCCGTTCCCGCCGGACGAGAAGGACAACATGGTCCTGTGGGGCCTGGACGGCGAGAAGGTGAACGCCCTGTACGGCGAGGCGCTGAACACCCACCGCGCGGCACGCGGCCTGCCGCCGGTGGACAGCGTCCGCGACCACGTCTTCACCGACCGACCCTGGCTCGCGGCCGACACGACGCTCGCGCCGACGGACCGGCAGGTCGTGCACACCGGCGCGTGGATCCTGCCCGACACCCGCCCGCTGGCGGCCGACCTGGAGGCGTTCCTGGCGGCCGGGGAGCCGCCGGTGTACGTCGGCTTCGGCAGCATGGCGCTGCGGGGCGCCTCCGCCGAGGTCGCGCAGGCGGCCGTCGCGGCGGTGCGGGCACAGGGGCGCCGGGTGCTGCTGGCGCGCGGCTGGGCCGAGCTGATGCCGGTCGACGACCTCGCCGACTGCCACACCGTCGGCGAGGTCAACCACCAGGCCCTGTTCCGCCGGGTCGCCGCCGTCGTCCACCACGGAGGCGCCGGTACGACCACGACGGCCGCGCTCGCCGGGGCACCGCAGGTCGTCGTCCCGCAGATCGTGGACCAGCCCTACTGGGCGTCGCGGGTCGCGGACCTCGGCATCGGGGCGGCGCACGACGGGCCGGTGCCGACCTTCGAGTCCCTGACGGCGGCACTGGAGACGGCGCTGGCGCCGGAAACGGCCGTGCGGGCGAAGGCGGTCGCCGCGCAGGTGCGCGCGGATGGCGCGGACGTGGCCGCGAAACTTCTCATCGAACAGGCGGGCTGA
- a CDS encoding peptide deformylase, with the protein MDTLLTDRIEQLLAPGGPLPIVTAGDPVLRAGTAPYEGQLGPALLARFVAALRETMRAAPGVGLAAPQVGVGLRIAVIEDPATVPDEIRAARARVPQPFRVLVNPSYTGSGHASFYEGCLSVPGYQAVVTRHAEVRLRAEDETGRPVDEVFSGWPARIVQHETDHLDGLLYLDRAEPRSLTSNESHTKHWAQPTPEEAAKGLGFELP; encoded by the coding sequence ATGGACACCCTCCTCACCGACCGGATCGAACAACTCCTCGCGCCCGGTGGCCCGTTGCCGATCGTCACCGCGGGCGACCCCGTCCTGCGCGCCGGCACCGCCCCCTACGAGGGTCAGCTCGGCCCCGCCCTCCTCGCCCGCTTCGTCGCCGCCCTCCGCGAGACGATGCGCGCGGCGCCCGGCGTGGGGCTCGCCGCTCCCCAGGTCGGCGTGGGCCTGCGCATCGCCGTCATCGAGGACCCCGCGACCGTCCCGGACGAGATCCGCGCGGCCCGCGCGCGCGTCCCCCAGCCGTTCCGGGTCCTGGTCAACCCCTCGTACACCGGCTCCGGGCACGCCTCCTTCTACGAGGGCTGCCTCAGCGTCCCCGGCTACCAGGCGGTCGTGACCCGCCACGCCGAGGTCCGGCTGCGCGCCGAGGACGAGACCGGCCGCCCCGTCGACGAGGTCTTCTCCGGCTGGCCCGCCCGCATCGTCCAGCACGAGACGGACCACCTCGACGGCCTCCTGTACCTCGACCGCGCCGAACCGAGGTCGCTGACCTCGAACGAGTCCCACACGAAGCACTGGGCCCAGCCCACACCGGAGGAGGCGGCGAAGGGGCTGGGCTTCGAACTGCCGTAG